In the Carettochelys insculpta isolate YL-2023 chromosome 6, ASM3395843v1, whole genome shotgun sequence genome, TAGTATCTGTGCTCCTGTTTACACAGAAGACACTTTCCATCTTGTTTTAAAACTGAttaaaacagtgtagatgtgcTTTAAAGTGGCCTGAATTGGTTTGAAGACgtttataaaattgatttttcttcGTTCTGGCAGAGTTGGGACTGATGGAATCTGTGCCACTTATAGATAACCTTCCATCTCCACTGGAATTTTATCGGGAATGGGTTTGTCCAAACAAGCCATGTATAATTCGGAATGCCTTAAGTCACtggccagctctgaagaagtggacaTTACGTTATCTCAGGTAGGAAGCAGCTATGAAATTAGCTGGTAGCTCAGCTAAACGTTCAAACAGTCAGAAAACAGTTTCCTGTTTTACATTTTTATCATTGATAAGACTGGCTGAGATGAATCTGGAATCCTAGGAGAAGGCTTCTGTTGGACATTCCAGCTTCAGCACCCAATATTCAGAAGTTATTTTATTCTTCCAAACTACTGTGCCGTACTTAGTTCTGTTAATGGCTATGGGAAATTTGGTTATGTGTCGCACAATGCATGTGAGGGGAGAGATAGGAAAATGCTACTTGTTAAACAGGAGGAATATGCAGTGTGCTCCATTCAGGGCTGCAGTCTCGATTCCCCTACACAATCAGATTTTCACTACAGGGTTCATTCCACACAAAGTAGTGCCTTACATCTTGCGACTCTAGTACATGAGCAATAACTTGCTGGCATTTCATTCTGTTCTGATTGTGGTGGATTTTCTGTGGCTGTAGGTTTGGCAGCATTGTCTGAACTGGCCCTGGTGGCATTAgttgtgattattttaaaaaaacaaaacaaaaaacacaccaaCAAAGTCTTATTGGTTTTAAAAAAGTCAGCTGGGTATGGGCATGAAATAATTCAGTAATTTAAATGATTATGTACAAGAGAGTGTTTCTGGGTACATCCGAAGTGCAAATTGTGAATGAAAATGGTCTGTAAAGGTTGTAGATTCTTCAGTTGGCTCTGAACCTCAGATGTATTTTGCAGGAAGGTAGTGGGCTCCAAGATGGTGAGTGTGGCTGTGACACCAAATGGGTATGCAGATGCTGTTTATCAGGACCGGTTTGTCATGCCAGAGGAACGGCACATGCTTTTCAGCAACTTCTTGGACATTGTGGAGAAGAAAGTGACCTCTCCAAGTGTGTTCTATGTTCAGAAGCAGTGTTCAAACTTGACTGAGGAATTCCCTGAACTCTTAGGTGATGTGGAGCCTGAAGTACCATGGATGAGTGAGGCACTTGGTAAACAACCCCTGTGGTCTGTGAATTCTTGTATAGCCCTTTAAACCAATTGGATAGTTACCTGTTAAATATTCGTGTTGTATTTCCAATTGCCACAGATGAGTGTGGATTTGTCAGCTCGGGAAGGGAAGGGTAGTAAAATAACTTTGCCTTGTCTTTTGGCTTGGAGGACTCCAAGCAGCTTACTTGCTTAGTGGATTCAAAGAATGTGAAACTGCGCTATTACCTTAACGGATGTCACGTTCATCCACAACTGTCTAGAATGCTGGTGGCTTTCTGGGGCTTTGTCTATACTTCTGCTCGTACTGTTACTCCCAACCGTGGAGCTCCATGGGTAGcaaacagaatttttttaaagcctTCGTATAGCCTAGAGTGTTGCTGTAATACTACCTTTCTGCCCCTTGTGAAGTGAAAGGTGCTTGCTTAAGGTAGTTAAGGATTGTTCATGACAGTTAAATTTCCTGATAAAATATTGTTTATTCCTTTTAAATGTGACCCCCCTGATTCATTTGGAGTTCTAGTACGTGAAGTGCTAGTTTATGATTTGAGCGATGTGTTGGGGACCCAAGTTTTCAGAAGATGGGAGCTGATGAAGGTCATAAACACAGTCTTGGGGATGAATAATGCTCCATCAGTTAGTTGGATGGGTCACTACAACAACCTTCAGTCTAGAAGGAGCTAATAATTATTAGCAATTAGCAGTACctttttgtaaaatgaaaaaaaaaaaaaaaaaaacagaaagtgccggtgctcagccagctgcccaccctccccacagccactcctgtgtctggggctgcagaggtgctagtactcagtatgggcaagtaccagcacaaaaaaaagcactggctcttAGCAGTCGAGGCTGACGTTTATTGAGGTGGCTGAAGAATGTAAACAAACTGAGTTGACAGAAAGATGTTCAGCTGTAGCTCTTTAAACATagcatttgaattaattttccgTCCCTTCTCTTTCAGGAAAGAAGCCTGATGCTGTGAATTTCTGGCTTGGTGAATCTGCAGCTGTGACATCCTGTGCGTAGCCTATGATGCTGTCAGGTCTTGTATGTTCCCTCAGCTCAGTTTTGTGGGATCATGGGGTGGGTCTCTTTATGAAATCCTTTAGTTTTATTAAAGGTTAGGTTTGATCTTGTCTGACATCTTCCCATGTAACAATCTTTCTTCCTATTCACCTTGTCCCAGCACTTGGCTGCTGTAGCTGTATGTGCATCTGGCTTATCGTTTCAGGTGGAACACTGAAGATTTCTGCCCTGTAAATCTTGGATCTTGGTTTAAAGTAAAGTAATCAGGTTTCAATCTCATGCTTCAGAGCTCAGGCTAATTAATATGGGTCAGGAAGGATTCTCCCCTCCCTATTACTTTGCACAGTTAATAACATTATAGGTGTCTTCCTCTTCTTCTGAAGTTTATTAGCAACTTCCATACAGTATGTTGGACTTGCTAGAGCACTGGTCTCAGGTGGTATGGCACATTGTTTGTCCCTTTTTTGCCCTAGCCATCTcctttgtgtgattttttttttttttgacttaaGAGAAGAGCCAAAATGGATAATTCAGTGGTGTAGTCCTTAAGTTTGAAATATATTTACTCTCTGGAATCACATTTTCAGTTCCTGGAATAGCTGATTTTGGCCCTTTTATATTTTGAGGTAGATTGACTGCCTTGACAGTTGCTCTGTGTTGGGGTATTTTGGATGAGACCTGAAAAACTGAAGCACTGTCTGCTGCTTGGACGTTGAAGATCTCCAGATATATTTGTAAGAATAGATATTTGCAGAAACTGTTGCCTGAACTCAAACTCTTGATCAGTATGTTTTTGTGCAGGTTAGTTGCCAGGTTCCACCCCAGAAATGAATGTTATGTAGTGCTCTCTGTATGTTGCTGGTGAAGTGATTTGGGGTCCTTTTGAATTAAATGTGCTACATGcatatgaaatatttattttatcctTATTTCTTTCTCTTCCAAGAGGAAGAAGCAGCCTAGCAACTTCCAAGAAGAACTGCTACTTTCAGTTTGTTACCATTTGTGATGtgttgctttttcttctttctcaatCTTAGTACATAAAGATCACTATGAGAACTTGTACTGTGTGATTTCTGGCGAGAAGCATTTTCTGCTGCACCCACCAAGTGATCGCCCCTTCATCCCCCACAGTACGTGCTTTCACGCatgcgcacgtgtgtgtgtgagagagagaaaagtaaCTAAACTaatggaaagaagagaaaagaataaTGTTCTGATGATTTCTTCAGTGTTACATTTTGTAATATGAATGGGAATCTCTGTACTCCACTCATTAAGCATTGATAATAGGTTTCTGTTCCTGGGGCTGtaccctcagctggtgtaaattactgACTTCCACTAGCAGTTGTGCCTGCGCGgatgctggcggaaaaggtcggTGGTGGGAGGGCCCAAATCTgagacaattcatcccttttaaaaaataagtcaggatgcttTTTTGGCATCTAAAATACGGGACcctcccacccaatatgggacagatggtcaccttacggTTAACTGTATACAATCTAGTATACAAAATGGGCAATGTGAACTTGGTCAcaagaatctttttttttaacttcctaaTTTCTGAGCCATTATGCTTGTAACCCTGATGTGAGACTCTCTGTGCGTGTTGTTTTTATAACTTGATCATTTTATTACTGCTGTGCTCTTGTTTGAAACTTACATCATTTGCCTGCCTTGTGTAAAACCCATTAAAGTCTTTGCTGAAGTTCCTTAATCTGTGGTAGTAAGGCAGATCACAATATCTAAAGATCAACAAGAGAACCAATGAGTGCA is a window encoding:
- the JMJD7 gene encoding bifunctional peptidase and (3S)-lysyl hydroxylase JMJD7 isoform X1, whose protein sequence is MAQAAGGVGGEAAAAALRAVRSCLAAFPAEARELGLMESVPLIDNLPSPLEFYREWVCPNKPCIIRNALSHWPALKKWTLRYLRKVVGSKMVSVAVTPNGYADAVYQDRFVMPEERHMLFSNFLDIVEKKVTSPSVFYVQKQCSNLTEEFPELLGDVEPEVPWMSEALGKKPDAVNFWLGESAAVTSLHKDHYENLYCVISGEKHFLLHPPSDRPFIPHKLYLPATYCISEDGSFQVVDEKAADEVPWIPLDPLNPDLEQYPEYAQARPLQCTVKAGEMLYLPSLWFHHVQQSHGCIAVNYWYDMEYDLKYSYYQLLDSLTKAVTMV
- the JMJD7 gene encoding bifunctional peptidase and (3S)-lysyl hydroxylase JMJD7 isoform X2; the encoded protein is MAQAAGGVGGEAAAAALRAVRSCLAAFPAEARELGLMESVPLIDNLPSPLEFYREWVCPNKPCIIRNALSHWPALKKWTLRYLRKVVGSKMVSVAVTPNGYADAVYQDRFVMPEERHMLFSNFLDIVEKKVTSPSVFYVQKQCSNLTEEFPELLGKKPDAVNFWLGESAAVTSLHKDHYENLYCVISGEKHFLLHPPSDRPFIPHKLYLPATYCISEDGSFQVVDEKAADEVPWIPLDPLNPDLEQYPEYAQARPLQCTVKAGEMLYLPSLWFHHVQQSHGCIAVNYWYDMEYDLKYSYYQLLDSLTKAVTMV
- the JMJD7 gene encoding bifunctional peptidase and (3S)-lysyl hydroxylase JMJD7 isoform X3; the protein is MESVPLIDNLPSPLEFYREWVCPNKPCIIRNALSHWPALKKWTLRYLRKVVGSKMVSVAVTPNGYADAVYQDRFVMPEERHMLFSNFLDIVEKKVTSPSVFYVQKQCSNLTEEFPELLGDVEPEVPWMSEALGKKPDAVNFWLGESAAVTSLHKDHYENLYCVISGEKHFLLHPPSDRPFIPHKLYLPATYCISEDGSFQVVDEKAADEVPWIPLDPLNPDLEQYPEYAQARPLQCTVKAGEMLYLPSLWFHHVQQSHGCIAVNYWYDMEYDLKYSYYQLLDSLTKAVTMV